A section of the Synechococcus sp. MU1617 genome encodes:
- a CDS encoding photosystem II high light acclimation radical SAM protein, producing the protein MAAAVAPQQERVLLVRLPCNPIFPIGPIYLADHLHKCFPETPQRILDLAALPVLDVHRVLDATVDQFKPTLLVFSWRDIQIYAPVDGRGGNPLQNSFEVFYARNPLKRLHGALGGLQLMSSHYGELRRNQRLVRQGLKRARCHHPAARAVLGGGAVSVFYEQLGKSLPKGTVVSIGEGEPLLEKLLQGHSLEGERCFVVGEQPRSGLIHEQPESRPKTACDYDYIASIWPQLDWYLEGGDFYVGVQTKRGCPHNCCYCVYTVVEGKQVRLNPVDEVVKEMRQLYDRGVRGFWFTDAQFIPARRYIEDAKELLRAIKAEGLTGIRWAAYIRADNLDPELAQLMVETGMSYFEIGITSGSQELVRKMRMGYNLRTVLESCRMLADAGFRDHVSVNYSFNVIDERPETIRQTVAYHRELEAIFGADLVEPAIFFIGLQPHTHLEQYGFDQGLIKPGYNPMSMMPWTARKLLWNPEPMGSTFGRVCLEAFDRNPADFGRTVMSLLERDYGVAALHEALRAPVAGRAALATAVR; encoded by the coding sequence GACCTCGCGGCTCTGCCGGTGCTGGATGTCCATCGCGTGCTGGACGCCACTGTTGACCAGTTCAAGCCCACGCTTCTCGTCTTTTCCTGGAGAGACATCCAGATCTATGCCCCAGTCGACGGGCGAGGAGGCAACCCTCTCCAGAATTCGTTCGAGGTGTTCTATGCACGCAATCCACTGAAGCGTCTGCATGGAGCCTTGGGCGGGCTTCAACTGATGAGCAGCCATTACGGCGAACTTCGTCGAAATCAGCGTTTGGTGCGTCAGGGCTTGAAGCGTGCGAGATGCCATCACCCCGCTGCGAGAGCTGTTCTTGGCGGTGGTGCCGTCAGTGTTTTTTACGAGCAACTCGGCAAGTCGCTTCCCAAGGGAACAGTTGTCTCAATTGGCGAGGGGGAGCCGCTGTTGGAAAAGTTGCTGCAAGGTCATTCCCTTGAAGGTGAGCGTTGCTTCGTCGTTGGCGAGCAGCCACGTTCAGGCCTGATCCATGAGCAGCCGGAAAGTCGGCCCAAAACCGCCTGTGATTACGACTACATCGCTTCGATCTGGCCCCAGCTCGATTGGTACCTCGAAGGTGGCGACTTCTATGTGGGAGTTCAGACCAAGCGCGGCTGTCCTCACAACTGTTGTTATTGCGTCTACACGGTGGTTGAAGGCAAGCAGGTGCGCCTTAACCCAGTGGATGAGGTGGTGAAAGAGATGCGCCAGCTTTACGACCGCGGGGTGCGTGGTTTCTGGTTCACTGATGCTCAGTTCATTCCCGCGCGGCGCTACATCGAAGACGCCAAGGAACTCCTGCGGGCGATCAAGGCTGAAGGACTGACCGGCATCCGTTGGGCGGCCTACATCCGCGCCGACAATCTGGACCCCGAATTGGCTCAGCTCATGGTGGAGACGGGCATGAGCTATTTCGAGATCGGCATTACGTCCGGCTCTCAAGAGCTCGTTCGCAAGATGCGCATGGGTTACAACCTTCGCACCGTTCTAGAGAGTTGCCGGATGCTGGCGGATGCGGGCTTCCGCGATCACGTGTCGGTGAATTACTCCTTCAACGTGATTGATGAGCGGCCGGAGACGATCCGTCAGACCGTGGCTTATCACCGTGAGCTGGAGGCCATTTTCGGCGCTGATTTGGTCGAGCCAGCGATCTTTTTCATTGGCTTGCAGCCCCACACCCACCTTGAGCAGTACGGGTTTGATCAGGGTTTGATCAAGCCGGGCTACAACCCGATGAGCATGATGCCGTGGACGGCGCGCAAGCTTCTCTGGAACCCTGAGCCCATGGGGAGCACCTTTGGCCGGGTGTGTCTCGAGGCTTTTGATCGCAATCCTGCGGATTTCGGTCGCACAGTGATGTCACTCCTCGAAAGGGATTACGGAGTGGCTGCGCTTCATGAAGCATTGCGAGCCCCTGTGGCAGGCCGAGCTGCCTTGGCAACGGCCGTGCGCTGA
- a CDS encoding sulfotransferase family 2 domain-containing protein, translated as MISHEQKCIFIHIPKCGGTSVEDVIWPKEKGRTEEDLWMGFVNRFENKYQTGGLQHLLAWQVREEVGPNVFSAYYKFAFVRNPWDRSVSQFAYMQQRPDLMDYLGMTPETEFKSYLELIRHKEHVQWMPQVRFLLDHDGSVLVDRIGRLEAFNQDCAQIFADLGLTQDRLPGHANRSKRQPFQAYYPDDEAIEAVADIFSEDIGFLGYKFVDPSV; from the coding sequence GTGATTTCTCACGAGCAAAAATGTATTTTTATTCACATCCCTAAGTGTGGTGGGACATCTGTTGAGGATGTGATTTGGCCGAAAGAGAAAGGTCGTACGGAGGAAGACCTTTGGATGGGGTTTGTTAATCGGTTTGAAAATAAATATCAGACTGGCGGCCTGCAGCATCTCTTGGCTTGGCAGGTTCGTGAAGAGGTGGGCCCTAATGTTTTCAGTGCCTATTACAAGTTTGCTTTTGTGAGGAATCCCTGGGATCGCTCTGTTTCTCAATTTGCCTACATGCAGCAAAGGCCAGATTTGATGGACTATTTGGGGATGACTCCAGAGACTGAATTTAAGTCTTACCTCGAATTGATTCGCCATAAAGAGCATGTGCAGTGGATGCCCCAGGTGCGGTTTTTACTTGATCATGATGGATCTGTTCTTGTTGATCGAATTGGGCGATTGGAGGCTTTCAACCAGGATTGTGCGCAGATTTTTGCTGATCTTGGTTTGACTCAAGATCGGTTGCCAGGCCATGCCAACCGATCTAAAAGGCAGCCCTTTCAAGCGTATTATCCTGACGACGAAGCGATTGAAGCTGTTGCCGATATCTTCTCCGAAGATATTGGTTTTTTGGGATATAAATTCGTTGATCCTTCTGTCTAG
- a CDS encoding sulfatase: MLKQKLQLIRQRLTHRQPQNVVIVFADQWRGTADVDQCHTPTLDRFKNQGINFPNAISGCSQCSPYRGSLLTGLYPLQHGVLVNDACLDPQHKSIASAFKRNGYQTAYIGKWHVYGSPTGGFDRRNSPIPQQYRAGFDHWQGNECNHSYNQSPFFLNDDQEQKFWKGYDAIAQSHCAAKLIKKFAQNEQPFFLTVSWGPPHDPYHSAPQEYQDLYTKSNIKIPENVPKEHHNKARDQLHGYYSHISALDDCLKTILRSLKKNDLDKNTVVVFTSDHGDMIFSHGLTRKLFPFEESVRVPLVIRDPGSKHRAGQQCKVPIDAPDLMPTLLGLANLKQEDHVQGQDWSTSIRNEKPEKNSDAGLLSAPVQAGPLQLYGVQAYRGVRTSQHTYVRNEGGAWLLFDNINDPFQMNNLIQNKAAKGIKDDLEQLLEIRLNKLNDNFESSDQIIAKHHLQQHVAKTGLGGQIPWSYPWGTPEQVS, translated from the coding sequence ATGCTGAAGCAAAAACTGCAACTGATTCGTCAAAGGCTGACCCATCGGCAGCCTCAGAACGTTGTGATTGTTTTTGCCGATCAGTGGCGAGGAACAGCGGATGTTGATCAGTGCCACACACCCACGCTGGACCGCTTCAAAAACCAGGGAATTAACTTTCCAAATGCGATTTCTGGCTGTTCACAATGCTCCCCGTACCGGGGATCATTACTGACCGGCCTCTACCCGCTCCAGCATGGCGTCCTGGTAAATGACGCTTGCCTGGACCCCCAACACAAGTCAATCGCCTCAGCCTTCAAGCGAAATGGCTATCAAACGGCATACATCGGCAAATGGCACGTTTATGGATCACCGACCGGAGGATTTGACCGAAGAAACTCACCAATCCCCCAGCAATATCGAGCAGGCTTTGATCATTGGCAAGGGAACGAATGCAACCACAGCTACAACCAATCACCATTCTTTTTGAATGATGATCAAGAACAGAAATTCTGGAAAGGATATGACGCCATAGCTCAAAGCCATTGTGCAGCAAAACTCATCAAAAAATTCGCACAAAATGAGCAACCATTTTTCCTCACCGTTTCATGGGGACCACCCCATGATCCGTACCATTCAGCGCCCCAGGAATACCAAGACTTATACACAAAATCAAACATCAAGATCCCTGAAAATGTTCCAAAGGAACATCACAACAAAGCGAGAGACCAATTGCACGGTTACTACTCCCATATTTCAGCCCTCGACGATTGCCTGAAAACAATCCTGCGGAGCCTCAAAAAAAATGATCTCGACAAAAATACCGTTGTTGTCTTCACATCAGATCATGGCGATATGATTTTCAGCCATGGCTTAACTAGAAAGTTATTTCCATTTGAAGAGTCTGTGCGTGTCCCGCTCGTCATCAGAGACCCAGGCAGCAAACATCGCGCAGGGCAACAATGCAAGGTACCGATCGATGCACCAGACCTGATGCCGACCCTGCTTGGATTGGCAAACCTGAAACAGGAAGATCATGTTCAAGGCCAGGACTGGAGTACGAGCATCCGAAACGAAAAACCTGAAAAAAACTCAGACGCGGGGCTCCTCAGCGCACCAGTGCAAGCAGGGCCACTTCAGCTGTACGGAGTACAGGCTTATCGCGGCGTGCGCACAAGCCAACACACCTATGTTCGCAACGAAGGCGGAGCCTGGCTTTTATTCGACAACATCAATGACCCCTTCCAGATGAATAACTTAATTCAAAACAAAGCAGCGAAGGGAATCAAGGACGACCTGGAGCAATTGCTTGAAATCAGGCTCAATAAACTAAACGACAACTTCGAGAGCAGCGATCAAATCATCGCGAAGCATCATCTCCAGCAGCATGTCGCCAAGACAGGCTTGGGTGGCCAAATACCATGGTCGTACCCCTGGGGAACACCAGAGCAGGTCAGCTAG
- a CDS encoding CPBP family intramembrane glutamic endopeptidase has translation MQQPLNRFLLLQPAWLCTVLFIPLLYALGWLAAVPLTLLGLPAAQVSLTGTLLSFVLFLLVMPRWAALRWSEPRPWRRLGLIARKPRARIDHVISLGIGLLMSIALIGLIVSLLVFTGNGSWRGNLEIQAILNCLLLALGVGFAEELIFRAWLWEELTRMLGPRGGLLGQAALFSLVHTRFNLGFGPMLGLLTGLLLLGLILALLRLRDQGSLWGCIGLHGGLVGGWFLAHQNLLMIDPNAPIWLVGPGGQNANPLGGMVALLSLTAIGSRLIQTTKPTHPRQSKNSAHDEQRC, from the coding sequence ATGCAGCAACCGCTGAACAGGTTCCTCCTGCTTCAGCCAGCCTGGCTGTGCACGGTTCTGTTCATTCCTCTGCTTTACGCACTGGGATGGCTCGCTGCCGTCCCGCTGACGCTGCTTGGCCTGCCAGCAGCTCAGGTCTCCCTGACCGGAACGCTGCTGAGTTTTGTGCTGTTCCTCTTGGTGATGCCCCGATGGGCAGCCCTGCGGTGGTCCGAACCTCGGCCTTGGAGACGGCTAGGGCTGATCGCTCGCAAGCCAAGGGCTCGCATCGATCACGTCATCTCACTTGGCATCGGATTGTTGATGTCCATTGCCCTCATCGGCTTGATTGTGAGCTTGCTTGTCTTCACTGGAAACGGTTCCTGGCGAGGGAATCTCGAGATCCAGGCCATCCTCAATTGCCTCCTCCTGGCCCTCGGCGTTGGCTTTGCTGAGGAACTCATCTTTCGTGCCTGGCTCTGGGAGGAACTCACGAGGATGCTCGGTCCCAGAGGAGGACTTCTCGGCCAGGCGGCGCTCTTCAGCCTGGTTCACACACGCTTCAACCTCGGCTTTGGGCCGATGCTGGGCTTGTTAACGGGACTCTTGCTCTTGGGGCTGATCCTTGCTCTGCTCCGGCTCCGTGATCAAGGCTCCCTATGGGGATGCATCGGACTGCATGGAGGTCTTGTGGGCGGCTGGTTCCTCGCTCACCAAAACCTTTTGATGATTGATCCAAATGCACCGATTTGGCTGGTGGGACCAGGGGGCCAGAACGCCAATCCTCTAGGCGGGATGGTTGCCCTACTGAGCCTAACGGCCATTGGCAGCCGCCTGATTCAAACAACAAAGCCAACTCACCCGCGCCAGTCGAAAAATTCAGCCCACGACGAACAACGATGCTGA
- the clpS gene encoding ATP-dependent Clp protease adapter ClpS, whose amino-acid sequence MVMAVDSPSQKPGGAAVLDKAPERVRKRSPRYKVLLHNDPVNSMEYVVATLQQVVPQLSEQDCMAVMLEAHNTGVGLVIVCDIEPAEFYCETLKSKGLTSSIEPEN is encoded by the coding sequence ATGGTCATGGCGGTGGACTCTCCCAGCCAAAAACCAGGAGGTGCAGCTGTTCTGGACAAAGCGCCAGAGCGGGTTCGCAAGCGATCACCTCGCTACAAGGTGCTGCTGCACAACGATCCGGTGAATTCCATGGAATACGTGGTGGCCACCCTGCAGCAAGTTGTGCCTCAACTCAGCGAGCAGGACTGCATGGCCGTGATGCTGGAGGCCCACAACACCGGAGTGGGCTTGGTGATTGTGTGTGACATCGAGCCAGCTGAATTCTATTGCGAGACGCTGAAGTCCAAAGGGCTGACCAGCTCCATCGAGCCTGAAAACTAA
- a CDS encoding LL-diaminopimelate aminotransferase, whose amino-acid sequence MVQVNGNYLKLKAGYLFPEIGRRVKAFSTANPDAALIRLGIGDVTEPLPLACREAMKTAIDAMGTAEGFHGYGPEQGYGWLREAIAKNDFQSRGCDISAEEIFVSDGSKCDSSNILDILGEGNKVAVTDPVYPVYVDSNVMAGRTGEAGEIGRYAGLTYLPISADNGFAAQIPSEPVDLIYLCFPNNPTGAVATREQLQAWVNYARANGALILFDAAYEAFIQDQELPHSIFEIEGARDCAIEFRSFSKNAGFTGTRCAFTVVPKGLKGKAANGEAVELWGLWNRRQSTKFNGVSYIIQRGAEAVYSEAGQAEVKALVNFYMENAAIIRRELSAAGLTIYGGEHAPYVWIKTPEGMDSWGFFDHLLNKANVVGTPGSGFGAAGEGYFRLSAFNSRANVDEAMARIKAL is encoded by the coding sequence GTGGTTCAGGTCAACGGCAATTACCTCAAGCTCAAGGCGGGCTACCTGTTCCCTGAGATCGGTCGGCGCGTCAAAGCGTTCAGCACTGCCAATCCCGACGCAGCGCTGATTCGCCTGGGCATCGGTGATGTCACGGAGCCCCTGCCGCTGGCCTGCCGTGAAGCGATGAAAACCGCCATCGATGCGATGGGAACCGCCGAAGGCTTCCACGGCTATGGCCCCGAACAGGGCTACGGCTGGCTGCGGGAGGCCATCGCCAAAAACGACTTCCAATCCCGAGGCTGCGACATCAGTGCCGAGGAAATTTTTGTTTCCGACGGCTCCAAGTGCGACAGCAGCAACATCCTCGACATCCTCGGCGAGGGCAACAAGGTGGCCGTCACGGACCCCGTCTATCCGGTGTACGTGGATAGCAATGTGATGGCTGGTCGCACCGGTGAAGCCGGAGAGATTGGTCGATATGCGGGACTGACCTACCTGCCGATCAGCGCGGACAACGGTTTTGCAGCGCAGATTCCCAGTGAACCGGTCGACCTGATCTACCTCTGCTTCCCCAACAACCCCACCGGTGCCGTCGCCACCCGGGAACAACTTCAAGCCTGGGTGAACTACGCCCGTGCCAATGGCGCGCTGATCCTCTTCGATGCTGCCTATGAGGCCTTCATCCAGGACCAGGAACTCCCCCACTCCATCTTCGAGATCGAAGGAGCCCGGGACTGCGCCATCGAATTCCGTTCCTTCTCAAAAAACGCTGGGTTCACCGGCACGCGCTGTGCGTTCACCGTGGTTCCCAAGGGGCTGAAAGGCAAAGCAGCCAACGGCGAAGCGGTGGAACTCTGGGGGCTCTGGAACCGACGTCAGAGCACCAAGTTCAACGGTGTGAGCTACATCATTCAGCGCGGAGCCGAGGCTGTTTACTCCGAAGCCGGTCAGGCGGAGGTGAAGGCCCTGGTGAACTTCTACATGGAGAACGCCGCGATCATTCGCCGCGAACTCAGTGCGGCAGGCCTCACCATCTATGGAGGCGAACATGCTCCCTACGTCTGGATCAAGACCCCTGAGGGCATGGACTCCTGGGGCTTCTTCGACCATCTGCTCAACAAAGCCAACGTGGTGGGTACACCCGGGAGCGGTTTCGGAGCCGCTGGCGAGGGGTATTTCCGCTTGTCCGCCTTCAACAGCCGCGCCAATGTGGACGAAGCCATGGCTCGCATCAAGGCACTGTGA
- a CDS encoding TIGR03960 family B12-binding radical SAM protein — protein sequence MSSGVWTSDVVVSSLDCPVDFHALVDSGINKPARYMGHELGVEPRDWQAASVRWALTYPEIYEVGSSNLGHIILYSILNAVPGQLCDRAYLPAADLAGRLRERSQALFAVESRRPLPAFDILGFSLSYELGATNILEMLNLAQVPIRAAERGDLPLSDPAAPPLIFAGGPTATSNPEPYAPFFDFIALGDGEELLPEIGLVVAQAKADRLTRSQLLRDLAQVPGVYVPALYGTGADGVTLEPLHPDVPARVLRRVATPMPHYSMGLVPHVETVHDRLTVEIRRGCTRGCRFCQPGMLTRPARDVEPEAVIEAVETGMKQTGYSDFSLLSLSCSDYLALPAVGVELRNRLADQNVTLQLPSQRVDRFDEDIAHILGGTRKAGLTFAPEAGTQRLRDIVNKGLTDDDLLHGIRTAMQNGYRKVKLYFMIGLPGETDADVLGIAETCVMLQQRCRELGRLNLNITISNFTPKPHTPFQWHSVSTAEFERRQALLKEAFRRLRGVKVNFTDVRLSAMEDFVGRSDRRLAPVIEAAWRAGAGMDAWFESLDRTYAAWTGAIADAGLEGRYREMEVGGWSAVAALDREDLEAFCAQPLPWDHIDTGIDKAWLADDLQRALAAAVVPDCSFDGCSSCGVCGPDLGHNVVVPAPEVPTQVPTQAPPSERVCRIRVQFAKTGSMALLSHLDLMRMLERALRRSALPISFTGGFHPLPRVQIALALPLGAEAQSEWMDLEFTEALDPNHFCKTLQPLLPEGIQLLAAAEVPVSGKSLSQELTGAVWCFDLVPEEQAPMPLDWNAAVDQLLQAATLVWHDTDKKGRPRERDCRPGLKALHVTDKNTNGSVRLRLEAAVDEMGRSLRPAQIQHWLADTVGQPLQVQRLVREALLLSAQC from the coding sequence ATGAGCTCAGGAGTCTGGACATCCGACGTGGTCGTCTCATCCCTGGATTGCCCGGTTGATTTCCATGCCCTGGTGGACAGCGGCATCAACAAACCGGCCCGCTACATGGGGCACGAGTTAGGGGTTGAACCACGGGATTGGCAGGCAGCGTCGGTTCGCTGGGCGCTCACCTACCCCGAGATCTATGAGGTCGGCTCCAGCAACCTTGGGCACATCATTCTTTATTCGATCCTCAATGCCGTTCCCGGGCAGTTGTGTGATCGCGCCTATCTCCCGGCGGCCGATCTGGCTGGCCGCTTGCGGGAGCGCTCACAGGCGTTGTTTGCGGTGGAAAGCCGTCGCCCCTTGCCAGCCTTCGACATCCTGGGCTTCAGCCTCAGTTACGAACTCGGCGCCACCAACATCCTTGAGATGCTGAACCTGGCGCAGGTGCCCATTCGCGCCGCTGAGCGGGGCGATTTGCCGCTGAGTGATCCTGCAGCACCTCCTCTGATCTTCGCTGGCGGTCCCACCGCCACCAGCAATCCAGAGCCCTATGCCCCGTTCTTCGACTTCATCGCCCTGGGTGACGGTGAAGAGCTGTTGCCCGAAATCGGTCTGGTGGTGGCACAAGCCAAAGCGGATCGATTGACTCGATCGCAATTGCTGCGCGATCTGGCCCAGGTTCCCGGCGTTTACGTGCCTGCGCTCTATGGAACCGGCGCCGATGGGGTGACCCTTGAGCCGCTTCACCCTGATGTTCCAGCGCGGGTTCTTCGCCGTGTGGCGACGCCAATGCCCCACTACTCCATGGGTCTTGTGCCCCATGTGGAAACAGTCCATGACCGTCTCACAGTGGAGATTCGTCGCGGTTGCACCCGGGGTTGTCGCTTCTGCCAGCCCGGAATGTTGACGCGTCCGGCTCGTGATGTGGAACCGGAGGCCGTGATCGAAGCCGTGGAGACCGGCATGAAACAAACCGGTTACAGCGATTTCTCGCTGCTCTCCCTGAGCTGCAGCGACTATCTGGCGCTGCCGGCGGTGGGAGTTGAGTTGCGCAACCGCCTTGCGGATCAGAACGTCACGCTTCAGCTGCCCAGTCAGCGGGTGGATCGCTTTGATGAAGACATTGCCCACATTCTGGGCGGCACAAGGAAAGCGGGTCTCACCTTCGCCCCCGAGGCCGGAACGCAGCGCCTTCGCGACATCGTCAACAAGGGCCTAACCGATGACGACCTGCTCCATGGCATCCGCACGGCCATGCAGAACGGCTACCGCAAGGTGAAGCTGTACTTCATGATCGGCCTCCCTGGTGAGACGGACGCCGATGTTCTCGGCATTGCCGAGACCTGCGTGATGCTCCAGCAGCGCTGCCGTGAGCTAGGGCGGCTGAACCTGAACATCACGATCAGCAATTTCACTCCCAAGCCGCACACCCCGTTCCAGTGGCACAGCGTCTCCACGGCCGAGTTTGAGCGGCGTCAGGCCCTGCTTAAGGAGGCCTTCAGGCGTTTGCGCGGCGTGAAGGTGAACTTCACCGATGTGCGGCTGTCGGCAATGGAGGATTTTGTGGGCCGCAGCGATCGGCGCCTTGCTCCGGTGATCGAGGCAGCCTGGCGGGCTGGTGCGGGCATGGATGCCTGGTTCGAGTCGCTGGATCGCACGTACGCCGCCTGGACCGGAGCCATCGCGGATGCTGGCCTGGAGGGGCGTTACCGGGAGATGGAGGTGGGGGGCTGGAGTGCCGTGGCCGCCCTGGATCGTGAGGACCTTGAGGCGTTCTGCGCTCAGCCGCTTCCTTGGGATCACATCGACACCGGCATCGACAAGGCCTGGCTGGCGGACGATCTACAACGGGCTCTAGCAGCGGCGGTTGTGCCCGACTGCTCCTTTGATGGCTGCAGCAGTTGCGGGGTCTGCGGCCCGGATCTCGGCCACAACGTGGTTGTTCCTGCTCCAGAGGTGCCAACCCAGGTGCCGACCCAGGCGCCGCCCAGTGAACGGGTGTGCCGGATCCGGGTGCAATTCGCCAAAACGGGATCGATGGCGCTGCTCAGCCATCTTGATCTGATGCGCATGCTGGAACGTGCCCTGCGTCGCAGTGCTCTTCCGATCAGCTTCACCGGTGGGTTTCATCCCCTGCCGAGGGTTCAGATTGCTTTGGCCCTGCCCCTCGGCGCTGAGGCCCAGAGCGAGTGGATGGACCTGGAATTCACCGAGGCCCTGGATCCCAATCACTTCTGCAAAACGCTCCAGCCGTTGCTGCCTGAGGGCATTCAGCTGCTGGCGGCAGCCGAGGTTCCCGTCAGTGGCAAAAGCCTCTCTCAAGAACTGACCGGCGCCGTTTGGTGTTTTGATCTCGTGCCGGAGGAGCAAGCCCCGATGCCATTGGATTGGAATGCGGCGGTGGATCAGCTCCTGCAAGCCGCAACCTTGGTATGGCACGACACCGATAAGAAGGGCCGCCCCCGGGAGCGGGATTGCCGCCCCGGGTTGAAGGCGCTGCACGTGACGGATAAGAACACCAATGGGTCCGTCAGGCTTCGCTTGGAAGCAGCGGTGGATGAGATGGGTCGAAGCCTGCGCCCTGCTCAGATTCAGCACTGGCTTGCTGACACCGTCGGCCAGCCCTTGCAGGTGCAACGCTTGGTGAGAGAAGCCCTGCTCCTTAGTGCGCAGTGCTAA
- a CDS encoding Rne/Rng family ribonuclease — MPQQIVIAEQLRIAAVLTDERVDELIVAQGRYQIGDVYLGTVENVLPGIDAAFVNIGESEKNGFIHVTDLGPLRLKKGSAGITELLEPRQKVLVQVMKEPTGTKGPRLTGNLALPGRYLVLQPHGQGVNISRRISSDAERNRLRALGVLIKPPGAGLLIRTEADGISEDLLIEDLESLLRQWEAIQQAAETAAPPVLLNRDEDFIHRILRDHMGPDLARVVVDDAAAVSRVISFLGADASNVLVEAHSESSELLEHYKVNAAIRDALKPRVDLPSGGYVIIEPTEALTVIDVNSGSFTRSANARETVLWTNCEAAIEIARQLKLRNIGGVIIIDFIDMDSRRDQLQLLEHFTTAVRDDSARPQIAQLSELGLLELTRKRQGQNIYELFGRACPSCGGLGHVAVLPGKDLLQPLATATGLVRSAASARAEVVSPGENGGNGRRRRGGRGRGSQDVVLPVETSDTTAPEVSTQEAQEPAIARRQDPELVAVPMTDEQQQLFGWLGLNPALLLEEPPESDNVVVRVVRPGEDEQEVLEAARQQLAASSGRRRRRGGRGGRSGSRNGASQPTEAPAAETPVVVTSSAPDESVPLMVEITPLEAVTNLTIPEPEPAPSSEPAEPEPVAVAETAEPEEPRRRRRRSSAVATV, encoded by the coding sequence ATGCCCCAGCAAATTGTCATCGCGGAGCAGCTGCGTATCGCAGCAGTGCTAACCGATGAACGTGTTGATGAACTGATCGTCGCGCAGGGTCGTTATCAGATCGGAGATGTCTATTTAGGAACAGTTGAAAATGTTCTCCCAGGCATTGATGCTGCCTTCGTCAATATCGGTGAGAGTGAGAAAAACGGGTTCATTCATGTCACCGATCTTGGCCCGCTGCGTCTGAAGAAAGGTTCGGCTGGGATCACTGAACTGCTCGAGCCCCGCCAAAAGGTTCTGGTTCAGGTGATGAAAGAACCGACCGGCACCAAGGGCCCACGATTGACGGGGAACCTTGCTTTGCCAGGTCGCTACCTGGTGCTTCAGCCCCATGGCCAGGGGGTCAACATCTCCCGGCGCATCAGTTCCGATGCAGAACGGAACCGACTCCGTGCCCTGGGTGTTCTGATCAAGCCACCTGGAGCTGGTCTGCTGATCCGCACGGAAGCCGACGGTATTAGTGAAGACCTGCTGATTGAGGATCTGGAATCCTTGTTGCGCCAGTGGGAGGCGATTCAGCAAGCAGCTGAGACAGCTGCACCCCCTGTGCTGCTCAATCGCGATGAAGACTTCATCCATCGGATTCTGCGGGACCACATGGGTCCCGATTTGGCCCGGGTTGTGGTGGACGATGCCGCCGCTGTGAGCCGTGTGATCAGCTTCCTTGGCGCTGATGCCAGCAATGTGCTGGTGGAAGCGCACAGTGAATCCAGCGAGTTGCTGGAGCACTACAAGGTCAATGCCGCCATCCGCGATGCGCTGAAGCCGCGGGTTGATCTGCCGTCCGGTGGCTACGTGATCATCGAGCCCACCGAAGCGCTCACGGTGATTGACGTGAACTCGGGCTCGTTCACACGGTCGGCCAATGCCCGCGAAACCGTTCTGTGGACCAACTGTGAGGCGGCGATTGAAATCGCTCGACAGCTCAAGCTGCGCAACATCGGTGGGGTGATCATCATCGACTTCATCGATATGGATTCCCGTCGTGATCAGCTCCAGCTGCTGGAGCATTTCACGACAGCCGTCCGTGACGACTCAGCTCGTCCTCAGATCGCGCAGCTCAGTGAACTGGGACTGTTGGAGCTCACCCGCAAGCGTCAAGGGCAGAACATCTATGAACTGTTCGGACGGGCATGCCCCAGCTGTGGTGGTCTCGGCCATGTGGCAGTTCTCCCTGGCAAAGACTTGCTTCAACCTCTGGCGACGGCCACGGGATTGGTGCGATCAGCGGCCTCAGCCCGCGCCGAAGTTGTTTCGCCTGGAGAGAACGGTGGCAATGGTCGGCGGCGGCGCGGTGGTCGAGGGCGCGGCAGTCAGGATGTTGTCCTTCCAGTTGAGACGTCCGATACCACTGCCCCTGAGGTGTCGACTCAAGAGGCTCAGGAGCCCGCGATCGCCCGTCGTCAGGACCCTGAATTGGTTGCCGTCCCGATGACGGACGAGCAACAGCAGTTGTTTGGTTGGCTGGGGTTGAACCCAGCCCTGTTGTTGGAGGAGCCCCCTGAATCCGACAACGTCGTGGTCAGGGTTGTGCGTCCTGGCGAGGACGAGCAGGAGGTGCTGGAGGCGGCGCGTCAGCAATTGGCGGCCAGTTCCGGACGGCGCCGTCGTCGCGGCGGACGGGGAGGTCGTTCCGGGTCACGCAATGGGGCGAGTCAGCCCACTGAAGCCCCAGCCGCTGAGACGCCCGTTGTCGTCACCTCGTCTGCTCCGGATGAGTCGGTTCCCCTGATGGTGGAGATCACCCCCTTGGAGGCGGTGACCAATCTGACAATCCCCGAACCAGAACCGGCCCCCAGCAGCGAACCGGCTGAGCCCGAGCCTGTGGCGGTGGCTGAAACAGCTGAGCCTGAGGAGCCCCGTCGTCGCCGTCGTCGCTCCTCTGCAGTCGCCACGGTCTGA